The sequence TTAATTTTTCCTAAATCAAAATAAATTTAGCAATTTTCAAAATTATAAAAAGGTATAAATCTCTTCAAAAAAAGATCATAGAGAAATTTTGAAATTGAAAACTCTTTTAGACATGCATATATTTTGTGGGAGTATGTTGAACCTTAAAAATTATCCTATAAATATGTAGTAAAATAGATATATTCCATATATACTACAGGAAGGAGTTAATGTCCCTGTTAGACCAGCAGATAAAAGCTATCAAGGAAATTTACACAGAAATAAAAAAATCAGGCTCAAAAATACAGCCTGTCATAGTTGGAAAATTTGCCCTCACTGTCTATACGCAAGGAATGTATCCTGCAAATATTATCTCTTTATTGTTTCCTGATATACAGCTTTTGATAAAAGTTTTAAAGGAATTAGGCTATCAACAGATGGGTGATTTCTGGACAAAAGGGGAGGTCGTTGTTGAGATAAGCAAAAAGTTTGAGATAATTCCCACAGGAACATTTAATCAGATTGAGGTAGAAGGACAGATAATCAATGTTGTGTCTATAGAGGATCTGTTAATAGACATGATGAATGAATGTATAGCAGGAGATGAGACAGTATGTGATCTTATAAAGATGTTAGTCAGGTCTTATGCTCCTGTTTTAGATTTTCACTACATATATCAGCATCTAAAAAACAAACAGGCTGTAGTAAAATTTAAACAGTTTAGGAAAGAAACACTAAACTAAAGAGGTGAGGTGTATGGCTTATTTAGGTATGGATCTAAACAGATTTATTCTTGAGGAGGAAAGAAAACACCCGGACGCAACAGGCTCTCTTTCTATGGCACTGACTGCAATAGAGACAGCAGCAAAGATTATAGCCGCTCATGTTAGAATGGCAGGTCTGGCAGACATATTAGGTCAGGCAGGAAAAACGAACATACAGGGTGAAGAAGTTCAAAAATTAGATGAGTTTTCTAACGAAGTAATGATAAAACATCTCTCAGATAGCGGTCAGTTTTTTGCCCTTGCTTCTGAAGAGTTAGATGAACCTCTATGTTCCCCAAAAGGTGTTAACGGAAAGTATGTTATAGCTTTTGATCCCCTTGATGGATCATCAAATATTGATGTCAATGTGAATATAGGAACGATATTCTCTATCCACAGGAGAGTAAAAGGAACAGAGGAGGATTTTCTTCAGGAAGGATACAAGCAGGTTGCAGCCGGATACATAATATACGGGTCCTCAACGATGTTTGTTCTTACAACAGGAAACGGTGTAAACGGTTTTACCCTTGATCCATCTGTTGGTTTATTTCTCCTTTCCCACCCTAATATGAAAATTCCGGAAAAAGGAAAGATATACTCTA is a genomic window of Persephonella sp. containing:
- a CDS encoding 6-carboxyhexanoate--CoA ligase yields the protein MSLLDQQIKAIKEIYTEIKKSGSKIQPVIVGKFALTVYTQGMYPANIISLLFPDIQLLIKVLKELGYQQMGDFWTKGEVVVEISKKFEIIPTGTFNQIEVEGQIINVVSIEDLLIDMMNECIAGDETVCDLIKMLVRSYAPVLDFHYIYQHLKNKQAVVKFKQFRKETLN
- the fbp gene encoding class 1 fructose-bisphosphatase, which translates into the protein MAYLGMDLNRFILEEERKHPDATGSLSMALTAIETAAKIIAAHVRMAGLADILGQAGKTNIQGEEVQKLDEFSNEVMIKHLSDSGQFFALASEELDEPLCSPKGVNGKYVIAFDPLDGSSNIDVNVNIGTIFSIHRRVKGTEEDFLQEGYKQVAAGYIIYGSSTMFVLTTGNGVNGFTLDPSVGLFLLSHPNMKIPEKGKIYSINEANSKKWIDSELTDYIQTLKDEGYTSRYIGSMVADVHRTLIKGGMFGYPADKKNRSGKLRLLYEAAPMAFIIEQAGGKATDGRTDILQIKPTDIHQRTPVFLGSKKEINQLIEFIK